From Microbacterium rhizosphaerae:
TCTTGGTGCGAGCGCACGGTTCGCTCGATGCCGCGATCGCGCTGCTCGGGTCGGGCAGCGCCCGGCTCGCGGAGCTCGATGACGACGGCGACCGCATCGAGCGACTGACGGCGCAACGGGATGCCGCGGCATCCCGACTCGACGACACCGCCGCACGATTGACCGCGGCGCGCACGGACGCGGCGGTGCGGCTCGGGGCCGCCGTCACGAGCGAGCTGACCGAGCTCGCGATGCCGGATGCGCGCGTCACCGTCACCGTGGAACCGGGCGCCCCGACGGCCGCGGGACGGGACGACATCGCCATCCTCCTGTCGCCGCATCCGGGTGCCGATCCGCGACCCGTCTCGCGCGGGGCGTCCGGGGGTGAGCTCAGCCGCGTCATGCTCGCGATCGAGGTCGTCATCGCGGGCGTCGACCCGGTTCCGACCTTCGTGTTCGACGAGGTGGATGCCGGCATCGGCGGCGCGGCCGCGATCGAGGTCGGGCGGCGTCTGGCCCGGCTCGCCGAATCCTCGCAGGTCATCGCCGTCACGCACCTCGCCCAGGTCGCCGCGTTCGCCGGCAACCACCTGTCGGTCGTGAAGGCGAACGACGGGTCCGTCACGGCATCGAGCGTCCGACGGCTGGACGGCGCCGACCGCGAGGCGGAGATGGCGCGACTGCTGTCGGGTCTGGCCGATTCGCCGACCGCCCTGCAACATGCCCGTGAGCTCATCCAGCTTGCCGGCAGATCGGACTGATAAGATGAAAGCCCGTGATGGAAACTTCTGACGCGGCGACTTCGAACGGCACCACCAAGCACATCTTCGTGACAGGCGGTGTCGTTTCCTCATTGGGGAAGGGCCTGACGGCGGCAAGCCTCGGCAACCTCCTGACCGCTCGGGGCCTGCGTGTCGTCATGCAGAAGCTCGACCCGTACCTGAACGTCGACCCGGGAACGATGAACCCGTTCCAGCACGGCGAGGTCTTCGTGACCGACGACGGAGCCGAGACCGACCTCGACATCGGGCACTACGAGCGCTTCCTCGACATCGAGCTGAGCCAGGCCGCGAACGTGACGACGGGCCAGATCTACTCGCAGGTCATCGCGCGCGAGCGGCGCGGCGAGTACCTCGGCGACACGGTCCAGGTCATCCCGCACATCACCGACGAGATCAAGCGCCGCATGCGCCTGCAGGCCGACGAGACCCCGAAGCCGGACGTCATCATCACCGAGATCGGCGGCACGGTCGGTGACATCGAGTCGCAGCCGTTCATCGAGTCCGCGCGACAGATCCGCCATGAGCTCGGCCGTGCGAACGTCTTCTTCGTTCACGTTTCGCTCGTGCCGTTCATGGGCGCCTCGGGCGAGCAGAAGACGAAGCCGACGCAGCACTCCGTCGCGGCGCTGCGGTCCATCGGCATCCAGCCGGACGCGCTCGTGCTGCGCAGCGACCGGCCCGTCACCGAGGCGAACAAGCGCAAGATCGCGCTCATGTGCGACGTCGAGGAGCGCGCCGTCGTCAACGCCGTCGACGTCCCGAGCATCTACGACATCCCGACGATGCTCAACGAGCAGGGACTCGACGAGCACATCGTCCGCACGCTCGGCCTCGGCAAGGCGGCCGACGTGGACTGGACGCGCTGGGGTCACGTGCTGCAGGCCGTCCACAACCCGCGGCACGAGGTCACCATCGGGCTCGTCGGCAAGTACATCGACCTGCCGGACGCGTACCTCAGCGTCACCGAGGCCGTGAAGGCCGGCGGCTTCGCGCACGAGACGCACGTCAACATCCGCTGGATCCCGTCAGACGAGTGCGAGACGGCGGAAGGCGCCGCGCGGGCGCTCGGGGATCTCGACGGCATCGTCATCCCTGGCGGGTTCGGCATCCGCGGCATCGAGGGCAAGCTCGGCGCGCTGAAGTTCGCGCGCGAGCAGGGCATCCCGACGCTCGGCCTGTGCCTCGGCCTGCAGTGCATGGTGATCGAGTACGGGCGGCACATCGCCGGTCTCGAGGGCGCCTCGTCGAGCGAGTTCGACCCCGACACGCGCTTCCCGGTGATCGCCACGATGGCGGAGCAGGTCGAGATCCTCGACCACGGCGACATGGGCGGCACGATGCGCCTCGGGCTGTACCCGGCCGAGCTGCGCGAGGGCTCGCTCGCCGCGGAGCTGTACGGGTCGACGCTCGTCCAGGAGCGCCACCGCCACCGCTACGAGGTCAACAACGCCTACCGCGACCGGTTGTCCGAGTCCGGGCTCGTCTTCTCCGGCCTCTCGCCCGACCGCAACCTCGTCGAGTATGTCGAGCTGCCCCGCGACGTCCACCCGTTCTACATCGCGACCCAGGCGCACCCCGAGCTGCGCTCACGACCGACGACGCCGCATCCGCTGTTCCGCGGTCTGGTCGGCGCCGCGATCGAAAGGCACCAGGCCAGCGAGCTCTTCGACGTCGAGAACGACTGAGCCGCGCATGGATGCCGAGCAGATCGACGACGGCTCCGCCCTGCGCGACGAGCCGGTCGACGTCGAGGTGACCTCGAGCGACCTCGTCTACGAAGGGCGGGTGTGGGACGTCCGCAGCGACACCGTCCGCTACGGCGGCGACGAGATCGTCCGTCAGTACGTCGACCACCCGGGCGCAGCGGCGATCGTCGCACTCGACGACGACGGTCGTGTGCTGCTGATCCAGCAGTACCGGCATCCCCTCCGCATGCGCGACTGGGAGATCCCCGCCGGCCTGCTCGATGTGCACGGCGAGGACCCCGTCGACGCGGCGCGACGCGAACTCGCCGAGGAGGCCGACCTCGACACCGGGTCGATCGAGCACCTCGTCAGTGTCTTCACGACACCCGGCGGCAACGACGAGGTCGTCCACGTCTTCCTCGCGCGCGACCTCTCGCCGCGTGCGGACGAGCACGACCGGGAGGCGGAGGAGGCCGACATCCGGATCGCGTGGATCCCGCTGGAGGACGCGGTGGCCGCCGTCATGGCGGGCCGGATGCGCAACGGCATCCTGGCCATCGGGCTGCTGGCCACCGCCGAGCGTCTGCGCGACGGCGGTGCGTCAACCCCCCGCGGCTGAGCGGGGCTGACAGACTCGGGGCGTGGAGCCCGCACGAGCCGTCGACGCGTACCTGCGTCACGTCGCGATCGAGCGCGGCCTGTCGGAACACACGGTCGCGGCCTACCGGCGCGACCTCGCGGGCTACACGGCGTGGCTGACGGCGCGAGGCATCGCGGACACGGATGAGGTGACGCCGGCCAACGTCGCGGAGTTCGCGGCGGAGCGCGCGTCCGCGCGACCGATGCCGGCGGCATCCAGTCTCGCCCGGCTGCAGTCGTCGGTCCGCGGGCTGCACCGTTTCCTCGCGCGGGAGGGGATGGCGTCATCCGATCCCAGCGGTCGCCTCGTGCCGCCGAAACTGCCCAAACGGCTGCCGAAGGCGCTCACGATCGACCAGGTGGAGCGGCTGCTGGATGCCTCGGGCCCCGCGCCCGGATCCGATGCGCCGGGAGAGCCGGCGCAGTTGCGGGACCGCGCTCTTCTCGAGCTGCTGTACGCCACCGGAGCCCGCGTGTCGGAGGCGGTGCGGCTGGATGTCGACGACCTCGCGCACGGCGACGTGCTGCGGCTGTTCGGCAAGGGCTCGAAAGAGCGGATCGTGCCGGTCGGCTCCTATGCGCGAGCAGCGGTCGACGCATACCTCACGCGGGCGCGCCCCGAGTACGCCCGCCGCGGTACGGCGACACCCCGGCTGTTCCTCGGGGCCCGCGGCGCGCCCCTGTCGCGCCAGAGCGCGTGGCTCGTCATCCAGCACGCCGCCGAGCGCGCGCAGCTGACGGCGCACGTCTCTCCGCACACGCTGCGGCACTCCTTCGCGACGCATCTGCTGCAGGGCGGCGCCGACGTGCGCGTCGTGCAGGAGCTGCTCGGGCACGCGTCGGTGGCGACCACGCAGATCTACACGCATGTGAGCGTCGACGCGCTGCGCGACGTCTACGCGACATCGCATCCACGTGCCCGGTCGTCGAGCCCGATCACCCCACGGGATCGAGAACCCGCACCGCCGGACGATCGGGCATCGCCGATCCGGTGAAGCTCGGCCCGATCGCGTGGGTGCGCCCGGCAGGTGCACGGCGTCCCCCGCGGCGCGGCCGGAGCCACTCGCCGGCCGCGGCGAGCGCGACGCGCCGAGACGGCATGAACCAGTGGAAGAACACCCAGCGTGCGAGCCACGCCGGCCATCCGGTCAGCGGCACGCCGTAGAGCTCGGCGACACCCCGGCCGACGCCGAAGCTCGCGCCCTGACCGAGCCCCGGGAACCGGAAGGGCCGCGGTCGGCGTCCGTCGAGGGCGCGCACGATGTTGTCGCCGATGCGGATGCCGTGGTGGATCGCCCACAGGGCGTTGGCAGGGCAGGCCTCGCCGGTGAACGGATGCGGCACCGCCGCGCCGTCGCCTCCGGCCCACACTCCCGGGGCGACCGCGAGGAACGGATCGGTGACGAGACGTCCGGATGCGTCACGCGCGAGGTCCTCGAGTCCCGCGAGCGGCACCGGCGTCTGTCCGACGGCCGAGACGACCGTCGCCGTGGAGATGAACCCGGCGTCGCCGAGATCGGCGCCGTCGTCGGTCGCTGCCGCGATGCGCGCGTACGGGAGGAACTCCACGCCGGAGGCCTGCGCCAGCGCCGTGGCGTGATCGGCCAGCCGCGCGAAGCGCGGCCGCAGGGAGGGTAGAGCCTCGGCGCCGGAGTGCGCGAGCACCACGCGCGGCTCGTCGGACGAGCGAGCCTCCCGGCGCAGCCGCTGCGCGATCGCCGTGGCGACCTCGACACCCGTGAACCCCCCGCCCGCGACCACGACGGTGAGCAGGCGCCGGCGGGCCGCGGCATCCGTCGGCTGGATCGTCGAGAGCATCTCGGCCTGCCGGACGACCTCGCCGAGGTGCCGGGCGAGCGCCTCGACGCCCGCGGCGTCCTTGAGCGACCAGGCGTGCTCGGCGAGGCCGGGCACAGCTGCGGAGGCGTCACGGCTGCCGGCGCCGACCACGATGTGGTCGCACACGAGCTCACGGGTGCCGCGTGAGGTGCAGACCTCGACCGTCCGGCGGTCGGGATCGATGTGGCGCACCTGCCCGGAGACGAGTTCGACGCCGGGCAGGAGGTCTGCGAGGGGCACACGGGCGTGCTCCGCCCGGACATGCCCGGTCAGGATCTCCGCCGTCCACCCGTGGAACGAGTGGTGCGGACGGTCCGAGACGAGGGTGACGACGGTGCCGCGACGCGCGGTGCGGGCGATGCGCCGCGCCGCCCACACTCCCGTGTAGCCGCCGCCGACGACCACGATGCGGGCCATGTCAGGCCCCTACCCGCGCCGGCGCGGGCCACGCGGTGCGGCGACCGAACGAGAGCGGGTCCGCGAGCGAGAAGCCGAGGTGGGCGAAGCGACGCGCGGCATCCCGCATCCGGAGCGCGTGCTCGACGCTCGCCTGACCGGTCGACGAGGTCGCCTGCCCGTCGAAGGTCATGAGCATGGTCTCGCACAGGCACGCGTACGCGAGGCCGCGCGGCAGGCCGATGTCGCCGCGGATGTCGATGCCGGGGATGGATGCGACGCCCCCGTCGATGACGAGCACGTCGGGCCGCTCCTGCTTCAGGTGCGGGTCGGTGTTGCGCGGCTGCGTGTCGTCCAGAACGAGCGCGCCGTGCTTGAGGTGCTGCGATCCGAGCAGGGCATCGGTGGCGGAGGTCAGGACGAGGACGACATCCGCGTCGCGGACGGCATCCATCGAGGTCGAGCTGCGCACGTCCATGCCGGTACCGCGCACCTCCGCGGCGAGCGCCTCGAGGCGGGGTCCGCCGCGGGAGACGAGGGTGAGATCGCTGCCGAGCGGCTCCTCGGCCAGCATCCGGACGACACACGAGCCGACGCTGCCGGTCGCCCCGACGATCGCGATGTGCGATCCGGATGCGGCGGCGACGAGACGCCGGAGTCCCTCGACGGTGAGGTGGGCGGTGAACGCGTTGCCCGTCGTGACCGTGAGCCCCGGTCGCTCGCGCAGCATCCGTCCCGCGCCCGTCGCGGGAGCGGTCAGCGCGCCGAGTCCGACGATGCTCGCCCCGAGCGCCTGCGCCTTGTCGATCGCGCCCTCGACACGACCGAGCGCCCAGCGCCGGTCCTCCGTCAGGAGCTGACGGGGCGTCGCGGGGACCACGATGATCCAGCCGTCCGGCTCATCGGCCGCCGTGTCGCGGCGGTGTACGGCGGCCAGGGTCAGCGGCGGTACGGGCAGGCGGCGCAGGCCCCGCTCCCACGTGCGTGCGGGGATGCGTCCGAGCGGACGCCACACGCGCGCCATGTCGGCCGCGACGTCGGTGCGCGGGTGGACGAGGAACGCGAACTTCCCGGATGCGGGCGGCTGCTGGTCGGTCATGCGGAGTTTCCTTCCGTCGGCTCTTGCAGGGGGAGAGGGGAGGACCCGCGCGCTGATACCGGGGCACGGATGCGGTTCGGCCTATGGTTTGAAGTCAGACCATTGACAGCGGATGAGGCGGCGGGCCAGAATCAGCGCAACTGCCCCTTCGATCCGAAAGCCAGGCACAAACCCATGAGTGATACGACAAAGGCGCCGGAGTCACAGCTCGACGCCGACGCGGCCGAGCTGGCGAGGCTCGGCTACAAGCAAGAGCTCCACCGCGGGATGTCGGCGTTCTCGAACTTCGCCGTCTCGTTCTCGATCATCTCCATCCTCGCCGGATGCATCACGTCCTACGCGATCGCCCTCAAGTCCGGCGGCCCGTCCGCGATCAACATCGGCTGGCCGCTGGTCGGTGTGTTCGTCCTCCTCGTCGCCCTCGCGATGGCGGAGGTCTGCTCCAAGTACCCGACCGCGGGCGGACTCTACTTCTGGGCCGGCCGCCTCGCGAAGCACAACAAGCGCGAGTGGGCGTGGTTCGTCGGCTGGTTCAACTTCCTCGGCGAAGTGGCCGTCACGGCCGCCATCGACTTCGGCGCGGCGACCACGATGATGGCGTTCGCGAACCTCGTGTGGGGCGTGGAGGTCAACCCGTTCAACACGTTCGGCCTGTTCGTCGTCCTCATCGTCGTGCACGGCCTGCTGAACACGTTCGGCGTCAACCTCGTCTCCATCCTGTCCAACGTGTCGGCGTGGTGGCACATCGTCGGCGTGCTCATCATCGTCGCGGCCCTGTGGATCATTCCGACCCAGCACCAGTCGGTCGCCTGGACCTTCACCGGGTTCTACAACGGCACCGGATGGTCGTTCGCCCCGTACGTGTTCCTCATGGGGCTGCTGATGGCCCAGTACACCTACACGGGCTACGACGCCTCGGCCCACATCGCCGAGGAGACCAAGGGCGCCGCGATCGCCGCCCCCAAGGGCATCGTGATGAGCGTGCTCATCTCGATCATCGGCGGCTGGGTCCTGCTCTACTCGATCACCGCCGCGATCCAGGACTCCTCCGACAAGGGCATCGGCAAGCTGCTCGGGTCGGCGACCGGCCTGCCGCCGGCGCAGATCTTCCTCGACGCGCTCAACAACCCGACGATGGCGAAGTTCCTGCTCTTCATCGTCTGCGGCGCGCAGTTCTTCTGCGGCATGGCATCCGTCACGGCCAACTCGCGCATGAGCTACGCGTTCTCGCGCGACAACGCGATCCCCGGCTCGCGCCTGTGGGCGAAGGTCAACTCCCGCACCGGCACGCCGACCAACTCCATCTGGCTGTGCGTCGCGCTGGCGATCATCCTCACGGTGCCGGCGATGTGGAACCTGACCGCGTATCTGGCCGTCACATCCATCGCGGTCATCGGTCTCTACATCGCGTACGTCACGCCGGTGCTGCTGCGCCGGCTCGACCGGAACTTCGTCCCCGGCCCGTGGAACCTCGGCCGCTGGAGCGCGATCGTCGGATGGCTCGCCGTGATCTGGGTGGCGTTCATCATCATCCTGTTCATCCTCCCGCCGCTGTACCCGATCACCCTCGACACGTTCAACTACGCGCCGGTCGCCGTGGTGGTCGTCATCCTGCTGGCGACGGTCCTGTGGTTCGTCAGCGGCAGGAAGCACTTCATGACGCGCGAAGAGGCCGAGCACCTGACCATTTCGGCGGATCAGCTGCTCAAGGAGTAGGGCGCAGACGATGTCGTCGATGGATTCCCCGCTGGTGGATGCCGTGCTCCACCCGGTCCGCGGGCACATGGCGTTCGAGTCCTGCGTCGAGCAGCTCGGCTCGGCCATCCAGCTCGGGATCTTCCGGGCGGGGAGCAAGCTCCCCGGCGAGCGGGAGCTCGCGGAGCGGCTGAACGTCTCGCGCGCCACCCTCCGGGAGGCCATCAGCGCCCTCCGCGCCGCCGGGTTCGTCACGACGACCCGGGGGCGCGGAGGGGGCACCGTCGTCCTGCCGCTGGCCCAGACCTGGCCCGAGGACCAGCCGACGCCCGTCGATCGGCAGGCCGAGATCGAGGACATCACGGTGTTCCGGGCCGTGATCGAGCCGGGGGCGGCCTACCTCGCGGCCCAGGCCGACCTCACCGACGATCAGCGGGCGCTGCTGCAGGAATGCCTGAGCGACCTGGGGGATGCCGCATCCCCCGCCGACTACCGGCAGGCCGACGCGCGCCTGCACCTGGCGATCGCCACCGTGTGCGGCTCGAACGAGCTGTCGCAGTCGTGCAACGCGGTGCAGATCAAGATCCACCAGTTCCTCGCCGAGATCCCGTTCCTGCAGAAGAACATCGCGGGGTCCGACGAGCAGCACCGCACTATCGTGGAGGCGATCCTCGCGGGCGATGCCGCCCGCGCCCGGGACGTCATGCACGCGCACTGCGATGCGACAGCCGCCCTGCTGAAGGGCCTCCTGACGTGAATGAGAACGAGAGCGACATGACCACACTGAACAACCTCGACAGACTGACCCCCGCCGTCACGACCACCCGCAACGAGCGCATGCTCACGGTCGAGCAGCTGCGCGCCGGCATCCTCGCCGACGAGATCGACACCGTCGTGCTCGGCTTCACGGACATGCAGGGGCGCCTGCAGGGAAAGCTCCTGCACGGCCGGTTCTTCCTCGACTCGGTGCTCGCACACGGCACGGAGGGCTGCAACTACCTGCTCGCCGTCGATGTCGAGATGAACACGGTCGACGGCTACGAGATCACGTCGTGGGAGAAGGGCTACGGCGACATGCTCTTCGAGCTCGACCTCGCGACGATCCGGCTGCTCCCGCACCGGGCGGGCACGGCGCTCATCCAGTGCGACCTCGCACTCACCGACGGGTCGCCGGTTCGGGTGTCGCCGCGCGAGATCCTGCGCGTGCAGGCAGAGCGCGCCGCATCCCTCGGCTTCACGGCGCTCGCCGGCACCGAGCTCGAGTTCGTCGTCTTCGCTACCGGCTACGAGGAGGCGTGGGAGAGGGGATACCGCGGCCTCGTGCCCGCGAACCAGTACAACGTCGACTACTCCCTGCTGGGATCGGCGCGGGTGGAGCCGCTGCTGCGCGAGATCCGCAACACGATGTACCGGGCGGGGATGGATGTCGAGTCCGCCAAGGGCGAGTGCAACCTCGGCCAGCACGAGATCGCCTTCAAGTACGCCGACGTCCTGACGACCGCCGACAACCACACGGTGTACAAGACCTCGGCGAAGGAGATCGCGCACCAGCACGGCCAGTCGATCACCTTCATGGCGAAGCCGAACGAGCGCGAAGGCAACTCGTGCCACGTGCACATGTCGTTGCGCGGGCTCGGGGGCGAGATCGTCTTCTGGGAGGACGGCCGGCGCACCCCGCTCTACGACAGCTTCATCGCGGGCGTCCTCGCGACGATGCGGGAGTTCACGCTGTTCTATGCGCCGAACATCAACTCGTACAAGCGGTTCGTGAAGGGCTCCTTCGCGCCGACCTCGGTCGCATGGGGGCTGGACAACCGCACGTGCGCCGTGCGGCTCGTCGGGCACGGGCCGAGCGCGCGCATGGAGAACCGCCTGCCCGGCGGCGATGTCAACCCGTACCTGACGCTCGCGGCGATGCTCGCCGGCGGACTGCACGGCGTCGAGCGCGGGCTCGGGCTCGAGCCCGAGACGCTGGGCAACGCCTACGAGTCGGGCGCGCCGACCGTGCCGACCACCCTGCGGGACGCGCGCGACGCCCTCGCGGCGTCCGAGGTCGCCGTCGACGCCTTCGGCGAGGACGTCGTCGCCCACTACCTGCACTACGCCGACGTGGAGGTCGAGGCGTTCGACGCCGCGATCACCGATTGGGAGCTGCGGCGCGGATTCGAGAGGCTGTGAGGATGCGCTTCCCCTCGTCCCCCTTCGGCGCGGGCGGCACGACCACCGTGCACGACCCGGCCACCGGTCAGGCGCTCACCGAGGTCGGTCTCGCCGATCTCGCCGAGACGGATGCCGCGATCGAGCGCGCGCATCGGGCCTTCCCCGCCTGGCGGGCCATGGCGCCCGCGGAGCGCGCGCGGCTGCTGCGGGCGTTCTCCGCGGCCGTCGACGCGCACATCGACGAGCTCGCGTGGCTCGAGGTCGCCAACGCGGGCCACACCATCGGGAATGCGCGATGGGAGGCCGGCAACGTCCGAGACGTGCTGATGTACTACTCGGCGGCGCCCGAGCGGCACTTCGGCCGGCAGATCCCGGTGCCGGGCGGGGTCGACATCACGTTCCACGAGCCGCTGGGCGTCGTCGGGGTCATCGTGCCGTGGAACTTCCCGATGCCGATCGCCGGCTGGGGCTTCGCCCCGGCGCTCGCCGCAGGGAACACGGTCGTCC
This genomic window contains:
- a CDS encoding CTP synthase, producing the protein METSDAATSNGTTKHIFVTGGVVSSLGKGLTAASLGNLLTARGLRVVMQKLDPYLNVDPGTMNPFQHGEVFVTDDGAETDLDIGHYERFLDIELSQAANVTTGQIYSQVIARERRGEYLGDTVQVIPHITDEIKRRMRLQADETPKPDVIITEIGGTVGDIESQPFIESARQIRHELGRANVFFVHVSLVPFMGASGEQKTKPTQHSVAALRSIGIQPDALVLRSDRPVTEANKRKIALMCDVEERAVVNAVDVPSIYDIPTMLNEQGLDEHIVRTLGLGKAADVDWTRWGHVLQAVHNPRHEVTIGLVGKYIDLPDAYLSVTEAVKAGGFAHETHVNIRWIPSDECETAEGAARALGDLDGIVIPGGFGIRGIEGKLGALKFAREQGIPTLGLCLGLQCMVIEYGRHIAGLEGASSSEFDPDTRFPVIATMAEQVEILDHGDMGGTMRLGLYPAELREGSLAAELYGSTLVQERHRHRYEVNNAYRDRLSESGLVFSGLSPDRNLVEYVELPRDVHPFYIATQAHPELRSRPTTPHPLFRGLVGAAIERHQASELFDVEND
- a CDS encoding NUDIX hydrolase, whose translation is MDAEQIDDGSALRDEPVDVEVTSSDLVYEGRVWDVRSDTVRYGGDEIVRQYVDHPGAAAIVALDDDGRVLLIQQYRHPLRMRDWEIPAGLLDVHGEDPVDAARRELAEEADLDTGSIEHLVSVFTTPGGNDEVVHVFLARDLSPRADEHDREAEEADIRIAWIPLEDAVAAVMAGRMRNGILAIGLLATAERLRDGGASTPRG
- the xerD gene encoding site-specific tyrosine recombinase XerD — protein: MEPARAVDAYLRHVAIERGLSEHTVAAYRRDLAGYTAWLTARGIADTDEVTPANVAEFAAERASARPMPAASSLARLQSSVRGLHRFLAREGMASSDPSGRLVPPKLPKRLPKALTIDQVERLLDASGPAPGSDAPGEPAQLRDRALLELLYATGARVSEAVRLDVDDLAHGDVLRLFGKGSKERIVPVGSYARAAVDAYLTRARPEYARRGTATPRLFLGARGAPLSRQSAWLVIQHAAERAQLTAHVSPHTLRHSFATHLLQGGADVRVVQELLGHASVATTQIYTHVSVDALRDVYATSHPRARSSSPITPRDREPAPPDDRASPIR
- a CDS encoding NAD(P)/FAD-dependent oxidoreductase; amino-acid sequence: MARIVVVGGGYTGVWAARRIARTARRGTVVTLVSDRPHHSFHGWTAEILTGHVRAEHARVPLADLLPGVELVSGQVRHIDPDRRTVEVCTSRGTRELVCDHIVVGAGSRDASAAVPGLAEHAWSLKDAAGVEALARHLGEVVRQAEMLSTIQPTDAAARRRLLTVVVAGGGFTGVEVATAIAQRLRREARSSDEPRVVLAHSGAEALPSLRPRFARLADHATALAQASGVEFLPYARIAAATDDGADLGDAGFISTATVVSAVGQTPVPLAGLEDLARDASGRLVTDPFLAVAPGVWAGGDGAAVPHPFTGEACPANALWAIHHGIRIGDNIVRALDGRRPRPFRFPGLGQGASFGVGRGVAELYGVPLTGWPAWLARWVFFHWFMPSRRVALAAAGEWLRPRRGGRRAPAGRTHAIGPSFTGSAMPDRPAVRVLDPVG
- a CDS encoding semialdehyde dehydrogenase, with the translated sequence MTDQQPPASGKFAFLVHPRTDVAADMARVWRPLGRIPARTWERGLRRLPVPPLTLAAVHRRDTAADEPDGWIIVVPATPRQLLTEDRRWALGRVEGAIDKAQALGASIVGLGALTAPATGAGRMLRERPGLTVTTGNAFTAHLTVEGLRRLVAAASGSHIAIVGATGSVGSCVVRMLAEEPLGSDLTLVSRGGPRLEALAAEVRGTGMDVRSSTSMDAVRDADVVLVLTSATDALLGSQHLKHGALVLDDTQPRNTDPHLKQERPDVLVIDGGVASIPGIDIRGDIGLPRGLAYACLCETMLMTFDGQATSSTGQASVEHALRMRDAARRFAHLGFSLADPLSFGRRTAWPAPARVGA
- a CDS encoding amino acid permease, translated to MSDTTKAPESQLDADAAELARLGYKQELHRGMSAFSNFAVSFSIISILAGCITSYAIALKSGGPSAINIGWPLVGVFVLLVALAMAEVCSKYPTAGGLYFWAGRLAKHNKREWAWFVGWFNFLGEVAVTAAIDFGAATTMMAFANLVWGVEVNPFNTFGLFVVLIVVHGLLNTFGVNLVSILSNVSAWWHIVGVLIIVAALWIIPTQHQSVAWTFTGFYNGTGWSFAPYVFLMGLLMAQYTYTGYDASAHIAEETKGAAIAAPKGIVMSVLISIIGGWVLLYSITAAIQDSSDKGIGKLLGSATGLPPAQIFLDALNNPTMAKFLLFIVCGAQFFCGMASVTANSRMSYAFSRDNAIPGSRLWAKVNSRTGTPTNSIWLCVALAIILTVPAMWNLTAYLAVTSIAVIGLYIAYVTPVLLRRLDRNFVPGPWNLGRWSAIVGWLAVIWVAFIIILFILPPLYPITLDTFNYAPVAVVVVILLATVLWFVSGRKHFMTREEAEHLTISADQLLKE
- a CDS encoding FadR/GntR family transcriptional regulator, with translation MDSPLVDAVLHPVRGHMAFESCVEQLGSAIQLGIFRAGSKLPGERELAERLNVSRATLREAISALRAAGFVTTTRGRGGGTVVLPLAQTWPEDQPTPVDRQAEIEDITVFRAVIEPGAAYLAAQADLTDDQRALLQECLSDLGDAASPADYRQADARLHLAIATVCGSNELSQSCNAVQIKIHQFLAEIPFLQKNIAGSDEQHRTIVEAILAGDAARARDVMHAHCDATAALLKGLLT
- a CDS encoding glutamine synthetase family protein — translated: MTTLNNLDRLTPAVTTTRNERMLTVEQLRAGILADEIDTVVLGFTDMQGRLQGKLLHGRFFLDSVLAHGTEGCNYLLAVDVEMNTVDGYEITSWEKGYGDMLFELDLATIRLLPHRAGTALIQCDLALTDGSPVRVSPREILRVQAERAASLGFTALAGTELEFVVFATGYEEAWERGYRGLVPANQYNVDYSLLGSARVEPLLREIRNTMYRAGMDVESAKGECNLGQHEIAFKYADVLTTADNHTVYKTSAKEIAHQHGQSITFMAKPNEREGNSCHVHMSLRGLGGEIVFWEDGRRTPLYDSFIAGVLATMREFTLFYAPNINSYKRFVKGSFAPTSVAWGLDNRTCAVRLVGHGPSARMENRLPGGDVNPYLTLAAMLAGGLHGVERGLGLEPETLGNAYESGAPTVPTTLRDARDALAASEVAVDAFGEDVVAHYLHYADVEVEAFDAAITDWELRRGFERL